Below is a window of Streptomyces qaidamensis DNA.
CGCGCTCTTCCCGAAGAGCGACTGGACGGACCTCTCGCACCACGTGATCTGGCACGGCCGCCGCATCTGCCACGCCCGCAAGCCCGCGTGCGGCGCCTGCCCGATCGCCCCGCTCTGCCCGGCGTACGGCGAGGGCGAGACCGACCCGGAGAAGGCGAAGAAGCTCCTCAAGTACGAGAAGGGCGGCTTCCCCGGCCAGCGCCTGAAGCCGCCGCAGGCCTACCTGGACGCGGGCGGCACACCGGCGCCGCCGCTGGGGGCCGGATGAGCCGCCCGGCTCGCCCGAAACATCCGGTCCGCCGCCCGAGCGGCCCGACGCGCCCCCCTGAGAGCCTGACGCGCCGCCCGTTCAGGGGACCCCGGGCGCTCGCGGAACGATCTCGGGGCCGTCGCGCGTTGGATGCGGCAGGACGACGGGGGTGGCGATGACGCGCGCGAGCGACACACAGGACGGCCCGGTGGTGCTGAGCAAGGAAGGGCTGCCCGGCTGGCTGGACCCGGTGGTGCACGCCGTGGAGACCGTCCGGCCGACGCAGCTGAGCCGCTTCCTGCCGCCGGAGGACGGCGGCGGGCGGCAGTCCGCCGTGCTGGTCCTGTTCGGCGAGGGCACGCGTGGGCCGGAGCTGCTGCTCATGGAGCGTGCGACCTCCCTGCGCTCGCACGCCGGCCAGCCCTCCTTCCCGGGCGGCGCCCTCGACCCTGAGGACGGCGACCCGTCCGGTGACGGCCCGCTGCGGGCCGCCCTGCGCGAGGCGGAGGAGGAGACCGGCCTCGATCCCTCCGGCGTCCAGCTCTTCGGCGTCCTGCCCCGGCTCTACATCCCGGTCAGCAGCTTCGTGGTCACACCCGTGCTGGGCTGGTGGCGGGAGCCGAGCCCGGTCGGGGTGGTCGATCCCAACGAGACCGCCAGGGTCTTCACCGTGCCCGTGGTGGATCTCACGGATCCCGCGAACCGGGCGACCACCGTCCACCCCAGTGGCCACCGAGGTCCGGCATTTCTGGTCGAATCAGCCCTTGTCTGGGGTTTCACGGCCGGAATCATCGACCGGCTGCTGCACTTCGCGGGCTGGGAGCGGCCCTGGGACCGGGAGAAGCAGGTCCCGCTCGACTGGCGCGCATGACAGGGTGGCCTCCGTGAACGTGCTGGACATCT
It encodes the following:
- a CDS encoding NUDIX hydrolase, translating into MTRASDTQDGPVVLSKEGLPGWLDPVVHAVETVRPTQLSRFLPPEDGGGRQSAVLVLFGEGTRGPELLLMERATSLRSHAGQPSFPGGALDPEDGDPSGDGPLRAALREAEEETGLDPSGVQLFGVLPRLYIPVSSFVVTPVLGWWREPSPVGVVDPNETARVFTVPVVDLTDPANRATTVHPSGHRGPAFLVESALVWGFTAGIIDRLLHFAGWERPWDREKQVPLDWRA